The following are encoded together in the Haloplanus vescus genome:
- a CDS encoding TRAM domain-containing protein — MVEISDPLCSLFTAKIKEEDGTSVIEIPPSEIKHGALTVDETYRIALLDSSSEAESTSPQSPRHPASQESTSHDSSGPPVDEGEVRDVTIETVGDQGDGIAKVERGYVVIVPGAQPGDEPTVEIEQVQENVAFASIVDSDPRAL; from the coding sequence ATGGTAGAAATATCAGACCCCCTGTGTTCGCTTTTCACTGCGAAAATTAAGGAGGAGGATGGCACATCCGTGATCGAGATTCCTCCGAGTGAGATCAAGCATGGGGCGCTGACTGTTGATGAAACGTACCGCATCGCTCTTCTTGATTCATCCTCCGAAGCTGAATCAACATCTCCACAGAGCCCACGGCATCCCGCCTCTCAGGAAAGCACGAGCCATGATTCATCTGGTCCTCCTGTTGATGAGGGAGAAGTGCGCGACGTGACAATCGAAACCGTCGGCGATCAGGGCGATGGTATCGCAAAAGTCGAACGTGGCTACGTCGTGATCGTTCCCGGCGCTCAGCCCGGCGACGAGCCAACAGTCGAAATCGAACAAGTTCAGGAGAACGTCGCGTTTGCGAGCATCGTCGATAGCGATCCGCGAGCACTCTAA
- a CDS encoding nucleotidyltransferase family protein produces the protein MSFNNRSDALIELLEELTQEGHEYVLVGGYAVSAFNARFSTDLDIVVAPDSKADFVEFLEQRGFEKTDSHAKEWFYDTEVIEYEKRLTPQQPIGFDLLVNGLGCRQTEAQWSFNYLYDHSHQQEVSGGTVTTTARVIDGAVLVAAKLHSGRETDLRDVLAVAEEIDLDAVTPHLRRGDDDELREQLERGLEILESDELKHGFRSDFGASAVSEETVTALQEYLSAQIDHLS, from the coding sequence ATGAGCTTCAACAACCGAAGTGACGCGCTCATCGAACTGCTCGAGGAGCTCACCCAAGAGGGCCACGAGTACGTTCTCGTCGGCGGGTACGCTGTCTCAGCGTTCAATGCTCGCTTCTCCACGGACCTCGATATCGTCGTCGCACCGGACTCCAAAGCTGACTTCGTCGAGTTCCTCGAACAGCGGGGATTCGAGAAAACGGACAGCCATGCCAAGGAGTGGTTCTACGATACAGAGGTGATCGAGTACGAAAAGCGGCTCACGCCGCAACAGCCGATCGGCTTCGACCTCTTGGTGAACGGACTCGGGTGTCGTCAGACCGAGGCACAGTGGTCGTTCAACTACCTGTACGACCACAGCCACCAACAGGAGGTGAGCGGGGGCACAGTGACGACGACGGCTAGAGTCATCGATGGGGCAGTCCTCGTGGCTGCAAAGCTCCACAGCGGCCGAGAAACGGACCTTCGGGACGTCTTGGCAGTGGCTGAAGAGATCGACCTCGACGCTGTCACACCCCACCTGCGGCGAGGGGACGACGATGAGCTCCGGGAGCAACTTGAGCGTGGTCTGGAGATCTTGGAGAGTGACGAACTCAAACACGGATTTCGGAGTGACTTCGGGGCCTCAGCTGTCTCAGAAGAAACGGTCACCGCTCTCCAAGAGTATCTGTCTGCACAGATTGATCACCTGAGCTGA
- a CDS encoding helix-turn-helix domain-containing protein has protein sequence MYEVLDDTAAQVILTIESGDSIRRVAQHLHTPYETVRQAVNRLEDAGYVSYDDGLTVVDERVRDAARELVAASAGVSPPTIEESYVIPQFGDWPFAFTRIDGVYVWTQGGYQVGRNPDDYPLFLAVRERDVDAWEAFFESFSLPTTFERQPRDELDGPLQIVLEPRPSLDIEHVEGYPVISRAETIEYMRENYAQFQSALAMLDRMYEDLDLGVTYREIERAQP, from the coding sequence ATGTATGAGGTGCTCGACGACACCGCGGCGCAGGTCATCCTCACCATCGAGAGTGGTGACTCCATCCGCCGTGTCGCCCAACACCTCCACACGCCCTACGAGACAGTGAGACAGGCCGTCAATCGGCTGGAAGACGCAGGCTACGTTTCATATGACGACGGCCTCACTGTCGTCGACGAGCGCGTGCGCGACGCAGCTCGCGAGCTCGTCGCTGCCAGCGCCGGCGTCAGTCCACCCACCATCGAGGAGTCCTACGTCATCCCACAATTCGGCGACTGGCCGTTCGCGTTCACGCGGATCGATGGCGTCTACGTGTGGACCCAAGGTGGCTACCAAGTTGGGCGGAATCCGGATGACTATCCGCTGTTCCTGGCCGTCCGTGAGCGGGACGTCGACGCCTGGGAAGCGTTTTTCGAGTCGTTCAGCCTCCCCACCACATTCGAACGGCAGCCCCGAGACGAGTTGGACGGACCGCTACAGATCGTCCTCGAGCCACGCCCCTCACTCGACATCGAGCATGTCGAGGGGTACCCGGTGATCTCGAGAGCAGAGACGATCGAGTATATGCGTGAGAACTACGCCCAGTTCCAGTCGGCGCTCGCGATGCTCGACCGGATGTACGAGGACCTCGACCTCGGCGTCACGTATCGAGAGATCGAACGGGCACAACCATGA
- a CDS encoding DUF790 family protein — protein MLTADLARSRTTDETVTPLFIDPDEERYRQTARELIQLFENHLGEPKGDLEDAIDELTVADTDYKIVQGLAKLLKDKCEFEVVASVEPREIRRRLFEKANERYPIVRQPTLGEDTQKLEVYSAVADDLGVSLEECYRGMYADLEDNKRLVRIGTRTADQYASDDETSTTNLTGSSDAEYEHTDLTVDWLLTRYNLALAQAVLYDATEMRIRVWDHFGTVFSYVKLFGLMHRIYPIDADGERVPSTDQAAGYEAVLDGPASLFSKSQKYGIRMANFLPALPLCDRWEMVAEILVDETTGATRQFALDHTEDLDSHYSAGDQFDSDVERTLTRKWERANTDWELVREDDVFDLGAEVMIPDFAIEHPDGRRAILEIVGFWTPEYLDAKLEKIRKVEADNFVLAVSEQLDCASEEFGSAADRVLWFKTGIHVYDVVDLAEQYATEMPQSEEQA, from the coding sequence GTGCTGACGGCTGACCTCGCACGCTCGCGCACGACCGACGAGACGGTCACCCCGCTGTTCATCGATCCCGACGAGGAGCGCTACCGACAGACCGCTCGAGAACTCATCCAGCTGTTCGAGAACCACCTTGGCGAGCCGAAAGGCGACCTCGAGGACGCGATTGACGAGCTGACCGTCGCAGATACCGACTACAAGATCGTCCAAGGGCTGGCGAAACTCCTGAAAGACAAGTGTGAGTTCGAGGTCGTGGCCTCCGTCGAACCGCGCGAGATCCGCCGGCGACTCTTCGAGAAAGCCAACGAGCGCTATCCAATCGTCCGCCAGCCGACGCTCGGCGAGGACACACAGAAACTGGAGGTGTACAGCGCGGTCGCCGACGACCTCGGGGTGTCGCTCGAGGAGTGCTATCGCGGGATGTATGCCGATCTCGAAGACAACAAACGGCTCGTCCGAATCGGCACGCGGACGGCCGACCAGTACGCCAGTGATGACGAGACGTCGACGACCAATCTGACCGGCAGCAGCGATGCGGAGTACGAACACACGGATCTCACCGTGGACTGGTTGTTGACCCGCTACAACCTCGCGCTCGCCCAGGCGGTGCTCTACGATGCGACGGAAATGCGGATTCGGGTCTGGGACCACTTTGGGACGGTGTTCAGCTACGTGAAGCTGTTCGGGTTAATGCATCGCATCTATCCGATCGACGCCGATGGCGAGCGTGTCCCGAGTACGGATCAGGCCGCCGGCTATGAGGCAGTACTGGACGGCCCGGCGTCGCTGTTCTCGAAATCACAAAAGTACGGGATTCGCATGGCGAACTTCCTGCCGGCGTTGCCCCTCTGTGACCGCTGGGAGATGGTTGCCGAGATCCTCGTCGACGAGACGACCGGCGCGACGCGACAGTTCGCGCTCGACCACACGGAGGACCTCGATTCACACTACAGTGCCGGCGACCAGTTCGATAGCGATGTCGAGCGGACACTCACCCGGAAGTGGGAGCGAGCGAATACGGATTGGGAGCTGGTGCGGGAAGACGATGTCTTCGATCTGGGTGCCGAGGTGATGATCCCCGACTTCGCAATCGAACATCCCGATGGCAGGCGAGCGATCCTCGAGATCGTCGGCTTCTGGACACCCGAGTATCTGGACGCAAAGCTGGAGAAGATTCGAAAGGTAGAGGCCGACAATTTCGTACTGGCTGTCTCGGAGCAACTGGATTGTGCGAGCGAGGAGTTCGGGAGCGCCGCCGATCGAGTGCTGTGGTTCAAAACTGGAATTCACGTCTACGACGTAGTCGATTTAGCTGAACAATACGCGACAGAGATGCCCCAGAGTGAAGAGCAGGCTTGA
- a CDS encoding DEAD/DEAH box helicase — MRIEFDDGTLLLRNAPDDVPYGEWDDRVDEYRTRAYRYRALLEWAGEWTDGNEQATLQEGFAHTLEDAARAYPDLELTPALHIEPRDYQQAALDAWIDYDRRGSVVLPTGSGKTFLGLQAIADAGVSTLVVTPTIDLMNQWHATLTNAFGDQLSEPIGVLGGGSHDITAITVTTYDSAYRYVNEYGDQFGLLVVDEEHHLPAPTYRQIPEMMIAPYRLGLTATYERPDGKHELLEDLLGPVVYREDVDELAGEYLSEYETIHMSVDLTADEREQYDEEYQIYRDYVDSYEFDLWKEEGYQEFLKRTSYDPQGRRALIAKHRAERIARTAEKKLDTLDNLIKRHHDDRAIIFTANNDFAYDISREFIVPCITHQTKTDERTEILERFRTGEYSMLVTSQVLDEGIDVPAANVGIILSGSASKRQYAQRLGRILRPTDDRQPARLYEIITEDTMETYVSQRRREGVSASADG; from the coding sequence ATGCGAATCGAATTCGACGACGGAACGCTCCTGCTCCGTAATGCTCCCGACGATGTTCCCTATGGGGAGTGGGACGACCGCGTCGACGAGTACCGAACCCGAGCATATCGATATCGAGCCCTGCTCGAGTGGGCCGGCGAGTGGACGGACGGAAACGAGCAGGCAACGTTGCAAGAGGGCTTCGCTCACACTCTCGAAGACGCCGCGCGGGCCTACCCCGATCTCGAACTCACGCCAGCGCTCCACATCGAACCGCGTGACTACCAGCAGGCCGCGCTCGACGCCTGGATCGACTACGATCGGCGAGGGAGTGTCGTGCTCCCCACGGGCAGCGGGAAGACGTTCCTCGGGCTGCAGGCCATCGCCGACGCTGGCGTCAGCACGCTCGTCGTGACGCCGACGATCGACCTCATGAATCAGTGGCACGCCACGCTCACCAACGCCTTCGGAGACCAACTCTCGGAGCCGATCGGCGTCCTCGGCGGCGGCAGCCACGACATCACTGCGATCACCGTCACCACCTACGACAGCGCCTACCGCTACGTCAACGAGTACGGCGATCAGTTCGGCCTACTTGTCGTCGACGAGGAACACCACCTGCCAGCTCCGACCTACCGGCAGATCCCCGAGATGATGATCGCGCCGTATCGCCTCGGGCTGACCGCCACGTACGAGCGGCCCGACGGCAAGCACGAACTCCTCGAGGACCTCCTCGGCCCGGTCGTCTACCGGGAGGACGTCGACGAACTCGCCGGTGAATACCTCAGCGAGTACGAAACAATCCACATGTCGGTCGATCTCACGGCCGATGAGCGCGAGCAGTACGACGAAGAGTATCAGATCTATCGGGACTACGTCGACAGCTACGAGTTCGATCTCTGGAAAGAGGAGGGCTACCAGGAGTTCCTCAAGCGCACCTCCTACGATCCACAGGGGCGGCGGGCGCTCATCGCCAAGCATCGCGCCGAGCGGATCGCCCGAACAGCAGAGAAGAAGCTCGACACGCTCGACAATCTCATCAAGCGCCATCACGACGACCGCGCGATCATCTTTACCGCCAACAACGACTTCGCCTACGACATTTCTCGGGAGTTCATCGTCCCCTGCATCACCCACCAGACCAAGACCGACGAACGCACCGAAATCCTCGAGCGATTCCGGACCGGCGAATACTCGATGCTCGTGACCTCGCAGGTTCTCGACGAGGGGATCGATGTCCCGGCGGCAAACGTCGGGATCATCCTCTCGGGGAGCGCCTCAAAACGCCAGTACGCTCAACGACTCGGGCGCATTCTTCGACCGACGGATGACCGCCAGCCAGCGCGGCTTTACGAAATTATCACCGAGGACACGATGGAGACCTACGTTTCGCAACGCCGCCGGGAGGGGGTGAGTGCCAGTGCTGACGGCTGA
- a CDS encoding calcium-binding protein — protein sequence MTRAEKDEEREERIKMRIIVDTYSPEEQAWGWYAYLDDTIDFPFEACCVTEREESPLEEGETVRVVGMSPTDPTLNQMFVTIEWMGRELGVPLEQLEPIEASSNTDQAIADWQYWLDR from the coding sequence ATGACGCGGGCCGAGAAGGACGAGGAGCGGGAAGAGCGCATCAAGATGCGCATCATCGTTGATACCTACAGCCCAGAAGAGCAGGCGTGGGGATGGTACGCGTATCTGGACGACACGATAGACTTTCCGTTCGAAGCGTGCTGTGTCACCGAGCGAGAGGAGTCACCCCTAGAGGAAGGCGAAACGGTACGCGTGGTTGGAATGTCCCCAACAGATCCGACTCTCAACCAGATGTTCGTGACGATCGAGTGGATGGGCAGAGAACTTGGCGTGCCACTGGAGCAACTGGAGCCGATCGAGGCCAGTAGTAACACGGACCAAGCGATCGCGGACTGGCAGTACTGGCTCGATCGCTGA